The DNA segment CGCAAGCCAGGCGCTGGAGCGCGCGCAGCGGCAGGAACCTACGCTGTCGATGCCCGCCTTCATCGCGCGTGGCGGGCTCGATCAAGTGCTGAACGACGTCATCAACCGCGCCGCGATCGCGCAATACGCGCGCCGGCACGGCTTCCGCGCGGGCGACAACCTCATCAACAGCGAGATCCAGAAGATCGGTGCCTTTCGCGGCGCGGACGGCAATTTCAGCGCCGAGGTCTATCGCAGCGCGATCGCCGCGCAGGGCCTGACCGATCGCATGGTGCGCGACGATCTGCGAAACGGCCTGCTCGCCCAGCTCATGCTCGAACCTGCCTCGATCGGGGTTGGCTATCCCGCCGCCGCGGCGGGCCGCTACGCCGCGCTGTTCAAGGAGCGGCGGATCGGCGGGATCGGCTTTCTGCCCGCCACCGCCTATGCGCCGGCCGGCGAACCGAGCGCGGCGGCACTTCAGCAGTTCTACGCCCGGGAACGCGCGCGCTTCATCCGGCCGGAGCGGCGCCAGATCCGCTACGCCCTGTTCGGGCCCGAGGCGGTGGCTGGCCGGATCGCGCCGACACCGGCACAGATCGCCGCGCGCTACCAGCGCGACGCGGCGCAATTCGCCGCCCGCGAGACGCGCAGCTTCACCCAGCTGATCGCGCCTACGGAAGCCGCCGCGAAAGCCATCGCGAACCGGGTGGCGGGCGGAGCCTCGCTCGCCGCCGCGGCCGCGGGCACCGGGCTCCAGCCCGCCCCGCTCGCCGCCATCGACCGCGCGGCGCTGGCCGCGCAGAGCTCCCCCGCGGTAGCCGCGGCCTATTTCGGCGCTGCTCAGGGCGCGGTGACCACCCCGGCGCGCGGCCCGCTCGGCTGGTATGTCGCGCGCGTCGATCAGGTGACGCGCAAGGCCGGGCAGACGCTGGCGCAGGCGACGCCGGCGATCACCGCCACGCTGACGAACGAGAACCGCGCCCGGGCGCTCGCCGATCTCTCGGCCGAAGTGGAGCAGCAGCTGAGCGACGGCGGCACGCTGGCCGAGGTCGCCGCGACGCTTCGCCTCGACCCGCAGACGACCGGGCCGGTGATCGCCAGCGGACAGGGCTATGACGGTGCCCCGCCCGTTCCCGCCGAGCTCGTCCCGGCGCTCGCGACCGCATTCCAGATGGAGGAGGCCGCGCCGCAAGTGGCGCAGCTACCCGGCAGCGAGCGGTTCCTGATCTTCGAGGTCGTGCAGATCACGCCCTCCGCCGCCGCGCCGCTCGCCGAGATCCGCGGCGATGTCGCCGCGGCCTGGCGGCAGGCACAGGGCGCGCAGGCGGCGCGCGCCGCAGCGGACCGGGTCCTCGCCCGGCTCAGGGCGGGCACGCCGCTCGCCGCCGCACTCGCAGCCGAGAACCGCGCCCTCCCCGCCCCCGATGCGGTCAATGTCTCGCGCGAGGAGCTTGCCGCGCGGCGCGAGCGTGTCCCCCCGCCGCTCGCGCTGTTCTTTTCGATGGCGCAGGGGACCGCCAAGCCCCTGGCAGCGCCGCGCGACGGCGGCTGGTTCGTTGTCGATCTCGATCGCATAGAGCTTGGCGCCGTCACCGCGAACGATCCTCTGGCGCAGCAGGCACGGCGCGAGCTCGCGGGCGCCTTCGCGGCGGAACTGACGCAGCAGGCGGTCGCCGCGATGCGCAAGGAGGTCGGCGTCGAGATCAACCGCGCGGCAGTGGCGGCGGTGCGCAAACAGCTTCTCGGCGGGGCCTGACGCGCGATCATGCACCGTGATCTGGAGGGCGCCGAGACCGCCCGGCGTGCGCTGGCGGCGGGCGAGAACGCGCTGGTCTGGCGAAAGCTCGTTACCGATACGCTCACCCCCGTCGGCGCGGCGCTCAGGCTGATGAAGCCGGGGCGCGGAGACTTCCTGCTCGAATCGGTCGAAGGGGGCCTCACGCGCGGGCGCTACACGCTGCTCGGGATCGATCCCGATCTCGTCTTCCGCGCCGCCGATGGCGCGGCTGAGGTCAATCGCGCGTGGCAGCGCGATACGGCCGCCTTTGCCCCCGCCGGATCCGATCCGCTCGCGGCGCTGCGTGCGCTTCTCTCCGACAGCGCCATCGCGGTGCCAGCCGAACTGCCCCCCGCGCTCGCCTGCGTGGTCGGCTATTTCGCCTATGAGACGCTCGGGCTGATCGAGGATGTGCCGCGCCCCCATGGGCCGGGAGTGGGCCTTCCCGACATGCTGTTCGTCCGGCCGACGCTGCTGCTGGTGTTCGACACGCTGGGAGAAGAAGCCTTCTGCATCGCGCCGATCTGGCGTGGCGGCGATGCAGAGGTAGCGCTCGAGGCCGCGGGGGAGCGGATCGACACTGCGCTCGCCCGGCTCACCGCCCCGGAACCTCCCACGCCGCGCATCGCAGGCGCGCTGCCGGACGCGGCGCTCACCCCCCAGCTCGACCCCGCAGCCTATCGCGCCATGGTGTCGCGGGCGCAGGACTATATCGCGGCGGGGGACATCTTCCAGGTGGTGCTGTCGCAGCGCTTTGCCTGCCCTTTCCCGCTGCCGCCCTTCGCTCTTTACCGGGCGCTGCGGCGCGTGAACCCATCGCCCTTCCTTTACTTCCTCGACCTCCCCGGCTTCGCCATCGTCGGCTCCAGCCCCGAAATCCTGGTGCGCGTGCGCGGCGGCGAGGTGACCGTGCGTCCGATTGCCGGCACCCGGCCGCGCGGGCGCGATGCGCGGGAGGACGAGGCGCTGGCGCGCGAGCTGCTGGCCGATCCCAAGGAATGCGCCGAGCATCTCATGCTGCTCGACCTTGGCCGCAACGATGTGGGGAGAGTTGCCGCAAGGGGCAGCCTGCGGGTTGCCGAGAGTTTCACCATCGAACGCTACAGCCATGTCATGCATATCGTCAGCGAGGTGACGGGGCGGCTCGATAACGGATTCGACGCGGTTGATGCTCTATTTGCCGGTTTTCCCGCCGGAACGGTCAGCGGCGCGCCCAAGATCCGCGCCTGCGAGATCGTCGCCGAGCTGGAACGGGAAGCGCGCGGCGCTTACGCGGGCGGGGTGGGCTATTTCGCGCCTGACGGGGCGATCGACAGCTGCATCGTGCTCAGAACGGCAGTCGTGAAAGACGGGGTCATGCATGTCCAGGCGGGAGCGGGGATAACCGCCGACAGCGACCCGGCCGCGGAACAGCGCGAATGCGAAGCCAAGGCGAGCGCGCTGGGCGCGGCGGCCGCAGAGGCCTTCCGCATCGCCCGCGAGGCTTTATACGGGCAATGATGCGCCGCCTTTTCCGCACCTTCACCCTCGGCCTGTGTCTCGCGGCCTGCCAGCCCGCGCAGGAAGGGGACCCGGTCGCCAGCGTCACAGTGGGCCGCGACGGCCCCGCCACCCCCGCCACGCCCGCACCAGGCGCGACCATCGCCAGCCAGGTCGAAAGCGCCTGCCGCTCGGTCATCTTCGAGAACACGCCGCTCACCGATTGCATCGCCAGCCCCGAACGCCACCGCATCTCCACCGCGCTGGCGGGATCTGACGGAAATTTCGGCAGCATGGCCGCCTTCGCCGCGACCCGGGATGCGAGGACCATCGCCTTCGCGGTCAATGCCGGCATGTTCGAGGAAGGCGGCGACCCGGTCGGCTATTTCGTGAGCGGGGGGGAACGGCTGAAGGAACTGAACACCGCCGCGGGGCCGGGTAATTTCCACATGAAGCCCAACGGCGTGTTCTTCGGCACCGGTGACCGCTGGAAAGTCCGCACCGCTGAAGATTTCAGGGCCAATGTCAGCGAGCGGCCCCAATTCGGCACGCAATCGGGCCCGATGCTGGTGGTGGACGGAAGGCTGCATCCCGAAATCACGCAGGACGGCCCGTCGCGCACGATCCGCAACGCGGTGGGGGTGGACGAACAGGGCCGCGCGCATTTCGTCATCTCGAGCGCGCCCATCTCCTTCGGCAAGCTGGCGCGCTTCTATCGCGATGCGCTGAAGGTCAAGAACGCGCTCTACCTGGATGGCAGCGTATCGCAGCTGTGGAATCCCGCCACCGACCGGATCGATCAGGGCGCCCCGATCGGGCCGATCCTGGTGGTGGAACGCAAGGTGCCCGATGATGAATGAAAGCCGCCGCACCCTTTACCCCGAGATCGAGCCCTATGACAGCGGGATGCTCGACGTCGGCGAAGGCCATTCGCTCTATTGGGAGCGGGTCGGCACGCCGGGCGCGAAGCCCGCGGTCTTCCTCCATGGCGGGCCCGGCGGGGGGATGAACGCGGGCCACCGCCGCCAGTGGGACCCGGCACGCTATGACGTGCTGCTGTTCGACCAGCGCGGCTGCGGGAAATCGCTTCCCTTCGCCGAGATCGAGGCCAACGATACCTGGCGGATCATTGCCGATATCGAGCGGTTGCGCGAGATGTGCGGGCACGCGGCCTGGCAGGTCTTTGGCGGCAGCTGGGGCGCGACCCTGGCTTTGGCCTATGCGCAGAAGCATCCCGAGCGGGCGACCGAGCTGGTGCTGCGCGGCGTGTTCCTCGCGCGCGAGAAGGAAAAGCGCTGGCTCTACGAATATGGCGCCAGCGAGATCATGGCCGAACAATGGGACAGCTTCGCCGGGCTGGTGCCCGAGGCCGAGCGTGGCAATCTTGTCGCCGCCTATCACGCCCGGCTGACCAGCGAGGACGAAACGGTGCGCCTCGCCGCCGCGCGCGAATGGTCGCTGTGGGAAGGCGCGGTTGCGACCTTGCTGCCCGACGAGGCGTTGATGGCGAGCTTCGGCGATCCCGCCAAGGCCGTGCCCTTCGCCCGCATTTGCGCGCGCTTCTTCCTCGAGGATTTCTACCTCGAGGAGGCGCAATTGCTGCGCGACATCGCGCGCATCCGCCAAATCCCGGCGATCATCGTCCAGGGCCGCCACGACATCTGCACTCCGCCGATCTCGGCCTGGGAGCTCAAGAAGGCCTGGCCCGAAGCCGAGCTCTGGATCGTCCCCGATGCGGGGCATAGCGCGGGCGAGCCCGGCATCGTCGACGGCCTGGTCCGCGCGACGGACCGGTTTGCCAGGTATGATCCCACACCCGACCCCGCCCGTGCTGAGCCTGTCAAAGCACCCTAGAGCAGCCGTTGCCCCAGATCCTTCGACAGGCTCAGGATGAGCGATGTCGGTGTTTGGGAACAGGTAAGTGCCCCATGATCCTCGTCATCGACAATTACGACAGCTTCACCTTCAACCTCGTCCATTACCTTATGGAGCTGGGGGCGGAGGTGACGGTTGTGCGCAACGATGCGTCGAGCGCGGCCGAGGCCGTCGCATCCGGCGCGGCGGGGATCGTCATCTCACCTGGCCCCTGCACGCCGAACGAGGCGGGGATCAGCCTCGAACTGGTCTCAGCTTGTGCCGATAAGCGTTTGCCTTTGTTGGGGGTTTGCCTCGGACACCAGGCGATCGGGCAGCATTTCGGCGGGCGGGTGGTGCGCGGTGGACTGATGCACGGCAAGACCAGCGCGATCGCGCATGACGGAAGCGGCGTGTTTGCCGGGCTCCCCTCCCCCTTCACCGCCACCCGCTATCATTCGCTGGTGGTGGAGGATGTGCCGGCGGTGCTCGAAGTCAACGCCACCAGCCCCACGCCCGGCGTTGACGGCACGGCGGTGATGGGCTTGCGCCATCGCGACCTGCCCATTCACGGCGTCCAGTTCCATCCCGAGAGCATTGCCACCGAGCACGGCCATGCCCTGCTCGCCAATTTCCTGCGCATTTGTGACGCAAGCTTTTGAAAATGCTCCCTGCCGCTGACGCCCATTTGAGCGAGGAGGAAGCGGAAGAGGTCTTCGGCTGGCTGCTCGACGGGGCAGCGGGCGAGGAGGATATCGCGCGCTTCCTCACCGCCCTGTCCGACCGCGGCGAAACGGCGGAGGAAATCGCAGGCGCCGCCCGGGCGCTGAGGGCACGGCTGATCCCCGTCCTCGCCCCCCCCGATGCGGTGGATTGCTGCGGCACCGGGGGTGACGGGCATCATACGCTCAATGTCTCGACCGCGGTCAGCCTCGTCGTCGCCGCCGCCGGGGTCCCGGTGGCAAAGCACGGCAACCGCGCCGCGAGCAGCAAGGCGGGCGCGGCCGATACGCTCGAATGCCTGGGCCTGGACCTCGAATCGCTGGGAAGAACAGCCGAGAAGTCCTTGGCAGAGCTTGGTATCTGCTTCCTTTTCGCCCGCAACCATCACCCTGCAATGGCACGTATCCAACCGATCCGGCAGCGGCTCGGTATCCGCACCATCTTCAACCTGATGGGACCGCTTTCGAACCCGGCCGGGGTCGAGCGCCAGCTCATCGGCATCGCGCGGCCCGCCTATGTGCCGATCTACGCCGCGGCCAAGGCGAAGCTGGGCACTGCCTTCACCTTCATCGCCAGCGGAGACGAGGGCATCGACGAGCTGAGCCTGGCGGGCGGAAACGAACTCGCCAGAGTGCAAGGGCGCGAGTTCGAGATGGGGCGGATCGAAGCGGCACAGGCGGGGCTCCCCCATGCGCCGATCGGCGATATCCGCGGCGGCGACGCGGCGCATAATGCGCGCAGACTGGTCGCGCTGCTTGACGGCGAACGCGGCGCCTACCGCGACGCGGTGCTGTTCAACGCCGCCGCCACGCTGATCGCCGCCGGGCGTACGGCCCACTGGCACGACGGTGCGGCCATGGCAGCCGAAGCGATCGACAGGGGGCGCGCGCGCGACCTCCTGGCACGCTGGATCGACATGGCGCGATGAATAAGCTCGAGGAGATTTGCGCGACCAAGCGCCGCGAGGTGGCGGCCCGCAGCCGGGTGCTGTCGCTGGGCGATCTCGACGCGCGCGCCGCGCGGCAAAGCGCTCCGCGCGGCTTTCGCGCCGCGCTGCAACGCGCCGAGCAACAGGGCTTTGGCCTGATCGCGGAGATCAAGCGCGCTTCGCCTTCGAAGGGGCTGATCCGCGAAGATTTCCATCCCGCCGATCATGCGCGCGCCTATGCCGCGGGAGGGGCGGCCTGCCTCTCGGTCCTGACCGATGCTCCCTATTTCCGGGGCCACGAGGATTTCCTCATCGCCGCGCGCACGGCCTGCGAACTGCCGGTGCTGCGCAAGGACTTCATGGTCGATCCCTGGCAGGTCGCGGAAGCGCGCGCGATCGGGGCGGATGCGATCCTGATCATCGTCGCGGCGCTTTGCGATGGCGCGATGGCCGAGATCGAGGCCGCGGCGCTTGAACGCGGGATGGATGTGCTGGTCGAGGTGCACGATGAGGCCGAACTGGAACGCGCGGCGGGCCTCCGGTCGCGGCTCTGGGGAATCAACAACCGCGATCTGCGTACATTCGAAACGCGCCTCGATACGACCCGCGCGCTCGCCCGGTTGGCGCCGGCCGAAACGCTGCTGGTGAGCGAAAGCGGGATCGCTTCGCATCAGGATTGCCAAAGCCTTGCCGCACACGGGGTGCGCAGCTTCCTGGTGGGTGAAAGCCTGATGCGGCACGATGACATCGAAAACGCGACCCGGCGGCTTCTGAGCGGAGACATCTAACCCCGATTGGTTCGGAACATGCTTGACGGAACCAAAAGAGTTTCCTAAATGTTCCATATTCGTTCACTATCCCGCCCATTTCGGGCGCGGGTTCGACGGTATGGAGACGGTGTATGCTGACCGCCAAGCAGCACGAGCTCATTCGCTTCATCCAGCACAAGCTGGAGGAAACAGGCATCTCGCCTTCGTTCGAGGAGATGAAGGAGGCGCTCGATCTGCGTAGCAAATCCGGCGTGCACCGTCTGATCAGCGCGTTGGAGGAGCGGGGTTTCATCCGGCGCCTGCCCAACCGCGCACGGGCCCTGGAGGTGCTCAAGGGGCCGGAAGCGTCCTTCGCCAGCCCGCGCAATGTGCGCGCAGCCAATGATGCCGCGCCGCGCAGCAACCGCGCGATGGGCCCGGCGGCCAACGATATCGTCGAGCTGCCGCTTCACGGCCGCATCGCGGCTGGCGCTCCGATCGAGGCGCTTGAGGGACAGAGCGTGCTGCCCGTTCCTGCCGCGCTGCTCGGGCCCGGCGATCATTATGCGCTCGAGGTTTCGGGTGATTCGATGATCGAAGCCGGCATCTTCGATGGCGATTATGCGCTTGTCCGCCGCACCGATGCGGCGCGCGATGGGGAGATCGTGGTGGCGCTGGTCGATAACGAGGAAGCGACGCTGAAATTTCTTCGGCACGAGGACGGGATGATCCGGCTCGATCCCGCGAATGGCGCCTATGATCCGCAGATCTATGCCCCTGGCCGCGTGGCGGTTCAGGGCAAGCTCGCGGGCCTGTTGCGGCGTTATCACTAGAGCGCAGGTGTAACCTCAGTGTAAAGTTTGGAGCGCCCCGCCGGTTGCATTGCGGAGGTCGCCGGGGGGTCGCCACCACCCGTGGTCGCCCTGGCTCCCGGCGACCGTCACCAGGCGCGGTGCCTCGCCGAGGTAGAGCGAAAGCCCGCCATGCTCCGCGAGGAAGCGGCGGTCGGCTTTCAGCAGGCGGGGGGCGCAGCTTCGCGGCAGGCTGCGCGGCGCGATCACGATGTCCGCTGCGGAGCAGGCCGCGATGAGCTGGCGAGCATCGACATAATGCTTGCTGCGCGCCAGCAGCAGATGCCAGGCGCGGCCGCCCCGCGTGATGCGAAGCGTGCAGAAGGCGCTGCTGCACCGGGCCCCGGGGGTTTCGGCGATCGCGATGGCCGGACCTGCCATGGCCGCGCTTTCGCGCAGAGTCTCCATGGCATAGCCTTCGCTGTCGCGCAGCACCAGGAGCTGCCCACCGGGCGAGGCGACCCCCGCCTGCCGCCCGTCGCGGGCAATCAGGATATCGGGGGTCGGGGTCGCCAGCATGACGGCGATCGCGCCCAGCGCCACCGGCAGGCCCAACAGCCGCACCCGCCCCCGCCACAGCGCAAGCCACAACATCCCGGCGACGTAGAGCAGCATCGGCAGCGTACCGATCTGCGGCATCAACCGAACCGCGCCCGGCTGCGCGGCGACGAAATGGGCGATAGCAAGCAGCAGTTCGAGCGACTTGCCCGCGAGCCACCACAACGGAGCGCCCAAGCCCACAGTGTCGAAGAGCAAGGCCAGCGCAATCAGCGGCATCGCCGCGAAGGTCACCAGCGGGATCGCCAGCACATTGGCGAAGGCACCATAGGCGCCAGCGCGGTGGAAGTGGAACAGCACGATCGGGGTCAGCACCGCCTCGATCACCACCCCGGTCGCGAACAGCAGCAGAAGCCGCCGCCCGATACGGCGCGCCCAGCTCTCGTCTCGCGGGGCAAGGAACTCGCGCACCGGCTGCGCGCCCGCCAGCGCGACGATGGCGAGCACGGCGGCGAAACTCATCTGGAAGCTCGGGCCGATCAGCGCCTCGGGCCACAGCAGCAGCACCGCCCCCGCCACCACCGCCACCATCCTGAGCGACAGCGGCTCGCGGCCCACTGCGAGCGCCAGCAGCACCAGGCCGGCGCCAAGGCAGCTGCGTACCGTCGGCACCTCGGCGCCCGTCAGCAGCGTATAGCCGAGCCCCGCCGCGGCACCGAGCCCCGCCGCGAACACGGGCAGGCGGACCCTGAGGGCCAGCCACGGCCACAGCGCGAGCAGGCGGATCGAAAGCAGATAGACCGCCGCCACCAGCGCGCTGACATGCAGTCCGCTGATCGAGAGCAGATGGGTGAGGCCGGCATCGCGCATTGCGGCCTCGTCGTCGGGCGCGATCGCGCCGCGGTCGCCGCTGGCGAAGGCGGCCGCAATGGTGCCGGGCGAACCGCCGAGCTGCGCGCGGACATGCGCGGACAGGCGGCGCTGCATTCTGCCCAGCCCCCCGGCTTCGGGTGCGGGCGAAAGCACGACAAGCTCCCCATAGGACGCGCCCGTGGCGGCCAGCCCGTCGAACCATGCCTTGCGCGCGAAGTCGTAGGCCCCCGGCACGAGGGGCGGCGCGGGCGGGATGAGCCGGGCGCCCGTGCGGATCACCGCCCCTTCGACGAGGCCCGGCCGGTCGCCTTCAAGCGGGACGTTGAGCCGCACCTTCACCGCGCGCCCCGTCGCCGCCTCACGTACCGCGAGGGTCAGCCGGACCCGGCCTTCGGCAGGCTGCTCCTCGCGAGCAAGAATGCGCCCTTCTACTATGCCGATCGCTGGCGCGGCGAGCGGGGGCGTGCCGATCAGCGCCGAACGCGCCCAGATAAGCGCGATGCCGAGCACGAACGCGAAACCGAGGCTGACCGCCGCGAGACGCAGCAGCGCCCGATCGTCTCTACCGCGCCAATGCAACCAGGCGATGGCCGACAGCGCGGCGGCGAGTGCCATTGCGCCAAGCCAGGAAGCGCGATCGGGAAGCGTGAACCAGGCCGCTATTCCCCCCGCCAGCGCTACCGCCAGCCAGGGTCCGCGATCGTAGGCGGCGCGGCCCAGAAACGCCTCCAGCGCGCCAGCGAAACTGGACAAGCTGCCCCTACGCTGCCAAGGGCGCGGCAGCGCAGCATGGCCGGCCGGCTCGCCGTCGCCAAGCGGCACGAAGGGGGCGCCGAGCGTCGCCATGATCCGCTAATGGAAAGGAAGCCTTCGGCGATGGCAAGCGAAACCGGGACAGGGGCCGCAGCGCCCGTCGTGACCCGCTTTGCGCCCTCGCCAACCGGCTATCTTCACATCGGCGGCGCGCGCACCGCGCTTTTCAACTGGCTGTTCTCGCGCCACCACGGCGGCAAGGCGCTGCTCCGGATCGAAGATACCGATCGCAAGCGCTCCACGCAGGATGCGATCGACAAGATCATCGACGGCCTCGCCTGGCTGGGCCTCGATTACGACGCACCCCCCCTGTTCCAATCGGACCGCGCCGCCCGCCATGCGGAAGTCGCGCAGCAGCTGCTCGCCAAGGGGCACGCCTATCGCTGTTTCGCCACGCCCGAAGAGCTCGAGGCGATGCGGGCGGAGCAGCGCGCGCGCAAGCTGCCGCAACGCTACGATCGCCGCTGGCGTGATCGCGCCGAGAGCGAGGCCCCCGCGGGCGCCCCTTCGGTCATCCGCCTGAAGGTGCCCGAAGCTGGTGAAACCAGCATCGAAGACGCGGTCCAGGGCCGCGTCACTGTCCAGAACGCCGAGATCGACGATTACGTCCTGCTCCGCGCCGACGGCACGCCGACCTACATGCTGGCCGTGGTTGTGGACGATCACGACATGGGCGTGACTCATGTGATCCGGGGCGACGATCACCTCAACAACGCCTTCCGTCAGCTGCCGATCATCAAGGCGATGGGCTGGCCGGAGCCGGTCTATGCCCATATCCCGCTGATCCACGGGACCGACGGGGCGAAGCTTTCCAAACGGCACGGCGCGGTGGGGGTCGAAGCCTATCGCGACGACGAAGGGGTGTTGCCCGAAGCGCTCTTCAACTATCTGCTGCGGCTGGGCTGGGGGCACGGCGACCGCGAAGAGATCACGCGCGAGGAAGCTATCGCGCTGTTCGATCTCGCCGGCGTCGGCAAGAGCCCTTCGCGCTTCGATTTCAAGAAGCTGCAAAATCTCAACGGCCACTATATCCGGGAGGCGGATGATGCGCGGCTGGCGGCGCTCGTTGCCGAGCGGCTGGGGACGGGTGCGGACCTTGCGCTGCTCACGTGCGCCATGCCGGTGCTGAAGCCGCGTGCGCGTGACTTGAACGAGCTTGCTGAAGGCGCACGCTTCCTTTTTGCCAAGCGGCCGCTTGCCCTCGACGACAAGGCGCGCGGGCTGCTTGGCAACGAGGAGCGCGGCCTCCTCGCCGCGATCGCGGCGGCGCTGCGGGCGGAACGCAGCTGGGACGCCGAAGCGCTCGAAGCGCGCATAAAGGCGCTTGCCGAGCAGCTCGGCCTCGGCCTCGGCAAGCTTGCTCAGCCGATGCGGGCCGCGCTGACCGGCACCACAACCTCGCCGGGCATTTTCGATGTGCTGGTGTTGCTGGGGCGCGATGAAGCGCTTGCCCGCATCGAAGACCACGCCGCCCAGCCCGCCACCACTTCGTGATAGTTATCAAGGACGCCCCCATCCATGGCCGACAGCCCCGCCCACGCCGTTAACGCCAAACTCGAGATCAACGGGACATCGGTCAGCTACCCGATCATGAAGGGCAGCACCGGGCCCGATGTCGTCGATATCCGCAAGCTCTTCGCAGATACGGGCGCCTTCACCTACGATCCTGGTTACAAATCGACCGCCAGTTGCGAGAGCGCGCTCACCTATATCGACGGCGACGAGGGGATTTTGCTCCATCGCGGCTACCCGATCGGACAGCTCGCCGAGCATTCGAGCTTCATGGAGGTGTGCTATCTGCTGCTCAATGGCGAGCTGCCG comes from the Qipengyuania sediminis genome and includes:
- a CDS encoding ComEC/Rec2 family competence protein, translating into MATLGAPFVPLGDGEPAGHAALPRPWQRRGSLSSFAGALEAFLGRAAYDRGPWLAVALAGGIAAWFTLPDRASWLGAMALAAALSAIAWLHWRGRDDRALLRLAAVSLGFAFVLGIALIWARSALIGTPPLAAPAIGIVEGRILAREEQPAEGRVRLTLAVREAATGRAVKVRLNVPLEGDRPGLVEGAVIRTGARLIPPAPPLVPGAYDFARKAWFDGLAATGASYGELVVLSPAPEAGGLGRMQRRLSAHVRAQLGGSPGTIAAAFASGDRGAIAPDDEAAMRDAGLTHLLSISGLHVSALVAAVYLLSIRLLALWPWLALRVRLPVFAAGLGAAAGLGYTLLTGAEVPTVRSCLGAGLVLLALAVGREPLSLRMVAVVAGAVLLLWPEALIGPSFQMSFAAVLAIVALAGAQPVREFLAPRDESWARRIGRRLLLLFATGVVIEAVLTPIVLFHFHRAGAYGAFANVLAIPLVTFAAMPLIALALLFDTVGLGAPLWWLAGKSLELLLAIAHFVAAQPGAVRLMPQIGTLPMLLYVAGMLWLALWRGRVRLLGLPVALGAIAVMLATPTPDILIARDGRQAGVASPGGQLLVLRDSEGYAMETLRESAAMAGPAIAIAETPGARCSSAFCTLRITRGGRAWHLLLARSKHYVDARQLIAACSAADIVIAPRSLPRSCAPRLLKADRRFLAEHGGLSLYLGEAPRLVTVAGSQGDHGWWRPPGDLRNATGGALQTLH
- the gltX gene encoding glutamate--tRNA ligase, yielding MASETGTGAAAPVVTRFAPSPTGYLHIGGARTALFNWLFSRHHGGKALLRIEDTDRKRSTQDAIDKIIDGLAWLGLDYDAPPLFQSDRAARHAEVAQQLLAKGHAYRCFATPEELEAMRAEQRARKLPQRYDRRWRDRAESEAPAGAPSVIRLKVPEAGETSIEDAVQGRVTVQNAEIDDYVLLRADGTPTYMLAVVVDDHDMGVTHVIRGDDHLNNAFRQLPIIKAMGWPEPVYAHIPLIHGTDGAKLSKRHGAVGVEAYRDDEGVLPEALFNYLLRLGWGHGDREEITREEAIALFDLAGVGKSPSRFDFKKLQNLNGHYIREADDARLAALVAERLGTGADLALLTCAMPVLKPRARDLNELAEGARFLFAKRPLALDDKARGLLGNEERGLLAAIAAALRAERSWDAEALEARIKALAEQLGLGLGKLAQPMRAALTGTTTSPGIFDVLVLLGRDEALARIEDHAAQPATTS